A genome region from Primulina eburnea isolate SZY01 chromosome 9, ASM2296580v1, whole genome shotgun sequence includes the following:
- the LOC140840746 gene encoding uncharacterized protein: MEKKFHTQFYRTEHEVCIADLSRMSQKKEETIDMFIDRFKKTKNMCKVFLPETEFVKIAQKGLDFELQKKFQGMEFRDFFELAAKVGEYEELLTEESAKKKTTVSSYYQEVEEIALAEIRSNGSCIVPLLKRKSTESDRKSTTQPPKDMQYTFDVSKTDDIFDFLDRINHGILKFPNKHDSMAVDDDSFLPVASVHVNVTDLKNLLKEKRSRSFAVKDLIIKKCWIPKGQLFEANGKNSTDRVRTVQQYFPRNIGESAAYQPRNQHFFERPVHENQGFRGESSCNQYQRYSNKRDTYGVEPRQMEIKKKSADQDREWRVDEISK, from the exons ATGGAGAAGAAATTCCATACTCAGTTTTACCGAACTGAGCATGAGGTGTGCATCGCTGATTTGTCAAGGATGTCTCAGAAGAAAGAAGAAACAATTGATATGTTCATTGATAGGTTTAAGAAAACAAAGAACATGTGCAAGGTGTTTCTGCCAGAGACTGAGTTTGTCAAAATAGCCCAAAAGGGGCTAGACTTTGAGCTCCAGAAGAAATTTCAAGGTATGGAATTCAGAGATTTTTTTGAACTTGCAGCAAAGGTTGGGGAGTACGAGGAACTATTGACAGAGGAGTCGGCTAAGAAGAAAACAACAGTGAGCTCTTATTACCAAGAGGTAGAAGAGATTGCCCTGGCCGAGATTCGATCGAACGGCTCGTGCATAGTCCCTTTACTCAAGAGAAAATCCACAGAGTCAGATAGGAAGAGCACCACCCAACCTCCTAAGGACATGCAGTACACATTTGATGTTTCCAAGACAGACGACATATTTGATTTTCTG GACAGAATTAACCATGGAATCTTGAAGTTCCCTAACAAACATGATTCCATGGCAGTGGATGATGATTCTTTTCTCCCAGTAGCTTCTGTTCATGTGAATGTGACAGATTTGAAGAATCTTCTCAAGGAGAAAAGAAGCCGATCCTTTGCAGTGAAAGACCTAATAATTAAGAAATGTTGGATCCCAAAGGGTCAACTGTTTGAAGCTAATGGAAAGAATAGTACTGATCGAGTAAGAACAGTTCAACAGTATTTCCCTAGAAATATTGGTGAATCTGCGGCCTATCAGCCGAGGAACCAACATTTCTTCGAGAGACCAGTGCATGAGAATCAAGGGTTCAGAGGGGAGTCATCTTGCAATCAATACCAAAGATACTCGAACAAGAGAGATACATATGGAGTAGAGCCGCGACAGatggaaatcaagaaaaagtcaGCTGACCAAGATAGAGAGTGGCGTGTGGAtgaaatatcaaaatga
- the LOC140841303 gene encoding peptide methionine sulfoxide reductase-like: protein MATNDKPTANPALEPDLDAPFAPGLELAQFAAGCFWGVELTYQRLEGVVKTEVGYSQGHVPNPTYQSVCTGSTNHAEVVRVHFDPNVCPYTTLLDVFWAKHNPTTLNRQGNDVGTQYRSGIYYYNERQAELAKESLESKQIEFGKNKIVTEILPAKTFYKAEEYHQQYLEKGGRGGSKQSAAKGCKDPIRCYG from the exons ATGGCGACCAACGATAAGCCCACGGCCAACCCGGCTTTGGAGCCGGATCTGGATGCTCCATTTGCGCCGGGTCTGGAGCTGGCCCAGTTTGCGGCGGGTTGCTTTTGGGGAGTGGAGCTGACGTATCAGAGATTGGAGGGGGTGGTGAAGACTGAAGTGGGCTACTCCCAGGGCCATGTCCCCAACCCGACTTACCAATCGGTTTGCACCGGATCCACCAACCACGCTGAAGTGGTTCGGGTTCACTTTGACCCGAATGTTTGCCCGTACACTACTTTGCTCGACGTGTTCTGGGCAAAACATAACCCGACTACTCTCAATCGCCAG GGAAATGATGTTGGAACACAGTATAGATCAGGGATATACTACTACAATGAGAGACAGGCCGAATTAGCTAAAGAATCCTTAGAATCTAAGCAGATTGAGTTTGGGAAAAATAAGATCGTCACAGAAATTTTACCAGCAAAGACTTTTTACAAGGCTGAAGAGTATCACCAGCAATACTTGGAGAAGGGTGGAAGAGGTGGTTCTAAGCAGTCAGCTGCTAAAGGTTGCAAGGATCCAATTCGATGCTATGGTTGA
- the LOC140841302 gene encoding vignain-like: MNKLVLVIISFALVVRLGESFDFHEKDLERDDSLWDLYERWRSHHTVSRSIDEKNKRFNVFKANTHYVHNFNKKDKPYKLKLNKYADMTNHEFRNLYSGSKVKHHRMLQGSVRGNGTFMYENVQSVPLSVDWRKTGSVTGVKDQGQCGSCWAFSTVVAVEGINHIKTNHLVSLSEQELVDCDHDQNAGCDGGLMDLAFDFIKKKGGITTEANYPYTAQDGTCDGKKANSPAVTIDGHENVPSNNEDALLKAAANQPIAVAIDAEGSDFQFYSEGVFTGECGTELDHGVAIVGYGTTLDGTKYWIVKNSWGAEWGEKGYIRMQRGIHAKEGQCGIAMEASYPLKTSSNNPHEPTKINLKDEL, from the exons ATGAACAAATTAGTCTTGGTGATTATCTCTTTTGCTCTGGTCGTTCGTCTCGGGGAGAGCTTCGATTTCCACGAAAAAGATTTAGAGAGAGATGACAGTTTGTGGGATTTGTACGAACGGTGGAGGAGCCACCACACGGTGTCGAGAAGCATTGATGAAAAGAATAAACGATTTAATGTCTTCAAGGCAAATACTCATTATGTCCACAATTTCAACAAGAAGGATAAGCCATACAAGTTGAAACTAAACAAGTATGCAGACATGACGAACCACGAATTCAGGAACCTTTATTCGGGCTCGAAggtgaagcatcatcggatgcTGCAAGGAAGTGTAAGAGGAAATGGAACTTTTATGTATGAGAACGTTCAAAGTGTTCCACTTTCTGTTGATTGGAGGAAGACAGGGTCTGTCACTGGTGTCAAGGATCAAGGCCAATGTG GTAGTTGCTGGGCATTTTCGACCGTGGTGGCAGTTGAGGGaataaatcatatcaaaacaaaCCACTTGGTTTCCCTCTCGGAGCAAGAGCTTGTTGATTGCGACCATGATCAAAATGCGGGCTGCGATGGAGGACTAATGGACTTAGCATTCGATTTTATAAAGAAAAAGGGTGGCATTACCACAGAGGCAAACTATCCTTACACAGCACAAGATGGTACATGTGACGGTAAAAAG GCTAATTCTCCAGCAGTGACAATTGACGGACATGAAAACGTGCCATCAAACAATGAGGATGCCCTATTGAAAGCAGCAGCAAATCAGCCCATAGCAGTTGCCATAGATGCCGAAGGTTCCGATTTCCAGTTCTACTCAGAG GGAGTGTTCACCGGAGAATGTGGCACAGAGCTAGATCATGGGGTGGCAATCGTGGGATACGGAACAACTCTCGATGGAACAAAATACTGGATAGTGAAGAACTCATGGGGAGCTGAATGGGGGGAGAAAGGTTATATTAGGATGCAGCGTGGTATCCACGCGAAAGAGGGGCAATGTGGTATAGCAATGGAAGCTTCTTATCCTCTAAAAACTTCCTCCAATAATCCCCACGAACCCACGAAAATCAACCTCAAGGATGAACTCTAG